One region of Primulina tabacum isolate GXHZ01 chromosome 17, ASM2559414v2, whole genome shotgun sequence genomic DNA includes:
- the LOC142531669 gene encoding 7-deoxyloganetin glucosyltransferase-like — translation MGSMVGDESRGHAVCIPYPAQGHINPMLKLAKLLYHKGFRITFVNTEYNHRRLLKSGGPAALDGLPGFKFATIPDGLPHSDAESIQDIPSLCVSTSTTCLEPFCNLLSELNREGQPVSVIVSDGVMSFTMKAAERFGLPEVMLWTTSACGLLAYSQYPQLVEKGYVPFKDVEQLTNGYMETVIDWFPAAENFRLRDFPSFIRTTDPKDIMLNFLFQELQAIPKAKAVILNTFEAFEANVLTALRRMYRPNIYSIGPLHLMMNHIHDERLNTMSSSLWKEDLNGIKWLDSKEPESVVYINFGSTTVMTAEQLSEFAWGLANSKKPFLWVIRPDIIAGDTAILPPEFTTETEDRSLVISWCPQEKVLKHPSIGGFLTHSGWNSTIESVSYGVPMICWPFFAEQQTNCRYSCEEWGIGMEIDNKVKRDEVERLVRELVGGEKGRKMKEKALDWKRKAEEATAPEGSSYLNLDKLIKEALSP, via the exons ATGGGTTCAATGGTGGGAGATGAAAGCAGAGGCCATGCCGTGTGCATACCCTACCCAGCACAGGGACACATCAACCCCATGCTCAAGTTGGCCAAGCTCCTCTATCACAAAGGCTTCCGTATCACCTTCGTCAACACGGAGTACAACCACCGACGCCTCCTTAAATCAGGAGGCCCCGCCGCGCTGGACGGCCTGCCGGGATTCAAGTTCGCTACTATCCCAGACGGTCTCCCGCATTCCGACGCTGAGTCCATTCAGGACATCCCGTCCTTGTGTGTGTCCACCTCAACTACTTGTCTGGAACCCTTCTGCAACCTGCTTTCGGAGCTCAACAGAGAAGGGCAGCCGGTGAGTGTTATAGTCTCCGACGGGGTTATGAGCTTCACCATGAAGGCGGCGGAGAGGTTCGGGTTGCCGGAGGTGATGTTGTGGACCACTAGTGCTTGTGGTTTGTTAGCGTATTCTCAGTATCCGCAACTCGTGGAGAAAGGATATGTACCCTTCAAAG ATGTGGAGCAACTAACTAACGGCTACATGGAAACAGTAATCGACTGGTTTCCGGCGGCAGAAAACTTCCGATTGAGAGACTTCCCCTCCTTCATCAGAACAACCGATCCAAAAGACATCATGCTTAATTTCTTATTCCAAGAACTTCAAGCCATCCCAAAAGCCAAAGCAGTGATCTTAAACACGTTCGAAGCCTTCGAAGCAAACGTTCTCACAGCACTCCGCCGCATGTACAGACCAAATATATACTCCATCGGCCCTTTACATCTGATGATGAATCACATTCACGACGAAAGACTAAATACCATGAGCTCAAGTTTATGGAAAGAAGACTTGAACGGCATCAAATGGCTGGATTCCAAAGAACCCGAATCGGTAGTTTACATAAATTTCGGAAGCACAACAGTAATGACAGCTGAACAACTGAGCGAATTCGCATGGGGGCTCGCGAATAGCAAGAAGCCGTTTCTGTGGGTTATCCGCCCGGATATAATCGCAGGAGACACCGCCATTCTGCCGCCTGAGTTCACCACGGAGACAGAAGATAGAAGCTTGGTAATCAGCTGGTGCCCCCAAGAGAAGGTGTTGAAACACCCCTCAATCGGGGGGTTTTTGACCCACAGTGGCTGGAATTCCACCATCGAAAGCGTTTCGTACGGGGTGCCCATGATCTGCTGGCCATTTTTCGCCGAGCAGCAAACAAACTGCAGGTACAGCTGCGAGGAATGGGGGATAGGGATGGAGATCGATAACAAGGTGAAGAGAGATGAAGTGGAGCGGCTAGTGAGAGAGCTGGTGGGCGGTGAGAAGGGGAGGAAGATGAAGGAGAAAGCGTTGGATTGGAAGAGAAAAGCAGAGGAGGCAACCGCACCGGAAGGCTCTTCTTATTTGAATTTGGACAAGTTGATTAAAGAAGCGCTTTCGCCGTAA
- the LOC142530714 gene encoding endo-1,4-beta-xylanase 5-like — translation MGKMGVFLQYVKLVIFCSLLVAGSVSADWEYDYTASIDCLKEPLSPQYGGGFVENPKMDFGMQGWNVSGEGTKVEIMQTESGNDYLVASNRHDPRDSFSQTFELKKDVLYSFSAWIQISKGREKVAAFMKVSDQESVVVGSVLARAGCWSMLKGGFQVYQDYNAELYFLSNNTRVELWVDNVSLKDFSRKQWRDHQRKSIDRNRKRELRISVTNEEGEKLVGAHVTLNQIKPHFLLGASTTEAIIDNKAYQKWFIRRFTVTSFNNELKWYYTEKENGKENYTVPDAMISFFRKHEIPIRGHTILWDKPMMNSPWIHELSPRQLLNAAVHRMGSVMSRYAGKLASWDVINENIHFSFYEDKMRPNASAMFFKLAQALDPGTMMYLNEYATLEYPLDMEVSPSMYVEMLRSIRSFPGNENMVVGLGQQGHFTYDRLNISYVRAALDVLGATKMPIWLTELDTERGPDQIMELEEVLREVFSHPAVEGIVLWAGWKPTGCNKTCLEDKNFNKLAKGCARMCFTDNNFKNFPLGDMVDRLIREWRTTNMKGATNKKGVYQPLVFHGDYTLTFTHPCSDRNVTRLVNVTKDSWEPLEIQVVL, via the exons ATGGGCAAAATGGGAGTCTTCCTTCAATACGTAAAACTTGTCATCTTTTGTTCATTGCTCGTTGCAG GCTCAGTGTCAGCGGATTGGGAATACGATTACACTGCCAGCATCGAT TGCTTGAAGGAACCATTGAGTCCTCAATATGGAGGAGGGTTTGTCGAGAATCCGAAGATGGATTTCGGAATGCAGGGGTGGAACGTGTCCGGAGAGGGGACGAAGGTGGAAATCATGCAAACCGAGTCGGGGAATGATTACTTGGTGGCGTCCAATAGACATGATCCTCGTGATAGTTTCTCGCAGACTTTTGAGCTCAAGAAAGATGTTCTCTACTCTTTTAgtg CCTGGATACAAATTAGTAAAGGAAGAGAGAAGGTTGCGGCTTTTATGAAAGTCTCAGATCAAGAAAGTGTAGTTGTGGGATCAGTTCTAGCTCGAGCCGGGTGCTGGTCTATGCTGAAGGGAGGGTTCCAAGTTTATCAAGATTATAATGCAGAGCTTTATTTTCTG AGCAACAATACGCGTGTTGAATTATGGGTAGACAATGTTTCTTTAAAAGATTTTTCCAGGAAACAGTGGAGAGATCATCAGCGTAAAAGCATCGACAGG AATCGGAAGAGGGAACTCAGAATCAGTGTTACCAACGAGGAAGGTGAAAAGCTTGTAGGTGCACACGTCACCTTAAACCAAATCAAGCCTCATTTTCTGCTAGGTGCATCCACAACCGAGGCTATTATTGACAACAAAGCTTATCAGAAATGGTTTATTCGCCGTTTCACCGTAACGTCATTCAACAACGAGCTCAAATGGTACTATACGGAAAAAGAAAACGGGAAAGAAAACTACACGGTCCCAGATGCCATGATTTCTTTCTTTAGGAAACACGAAATTCCTATTCGTGGGCATACCATTCTCTGGGATAAGCCAATGATGAACAGCCCATGGATTCACGAGCTTTCTCCACGACAACTCCTCAATGCAGCTGTTCATCGGATGGGATCTGTTATGTCTAGATATGCTGGCAAACTAGCATCATGGGATGTAATAAATGAGAATATTCACTTCTCGTTTTATGAAGATAAGATGAGGCCGAACGCGTCGGCTATGTTTTTCAAGCTCGCTCAGGCGTTGGATCCAGGGACTATGATGTACCTAAACGAGTATGCTACGCTTGAATATCCTTTGGATATGGAGGTCAGTCCATCCATGTATGTGGAAATGCTTAGAAGCATTAGATCCTTCCCCGGAAATGAGAACATGGTGGTGGGGCTGGGACAGCAAGGTCATTTTACATATGACAGATTAAACATATCTTATGTACGTGCTGCCTTGGACGTGCTTGGTGCCACCAAAATGCCAATATGGCTCACAGAACTCGACACCGAAAGAGGCCCTGATCAG ATCATGGAGTTGGAAGAGGTCCTACGGGAGGTCTTCTCACATCCAGCTGTTGAAGGTATTGTTCTGTGGGCAGGATGGAAACCTACAGGGTGTAACAAAACTTGCTTAGAAGACAAGAATTTCAACAAGTTGGCAAAAGGGTGCGCTCGTATGTGCTTCACCGACAACAACTTCAAGAACTTCCCATTAGGCGATATGGTCGATAGATTGATTAGAGAATGGAGAACTACAAATATGAAGGGGGCAACAAACAAGAAAGGAGTTTATCAGCCTCTGGTGTTTCATGGAGACTATACTTTGACGTTCACCCATCCTTGTAGCGATCGGAACGTGACGCGGCTAGTGAACGTGACTAAGGATAGTTGGGAGCCGTTGGAGATTCAGGTTGTTCTTTGA
- the LOC142531132 gene encoding non-specific lipid transfer protein GPI-anchored 11-like, translated as MAASSSVPFFCMLSLFALFSVVCSAAQVAPPPAVDCTSLVLNMADCLSFVMAGSTLKKPEGTCCSGLKMVLKTDADCLCETFRNSAQLGVTLDVKKAFTLPDACHVSAPSVGNCGLSNDTASGGAAPALSPSASPLSPSFSGSLGANDVSPTPVPASSGWSTARSSVMFLILLKITVLLALF; from the exons ATGGCAGCAAGCAGCAGCGTTCCCTTCTTCTGCATGCTGTCTCTGTTCGCACTATTCTCCGTAGTCTGTTCCGCGGCACAGGTGGCACCGCCGCCTGCTGTGGACTGCACGAGTTTGGTGTTGAACATGGCCGACTGTTTATCCTTCGTGATGGCCGGAAGCACCCTCAAGAAGCCGGAGGGAACATGCTGTTCTGGACTAAAAATGGTGCTCAAGACAGACGCTGATTGTCTGTGCGAGACGTTCAGAAACAGCGCACAGCTTGGGGTGACTCTTGATGTGAAAAAGGCCTTCACCTTGCCCGATGCTTGTCACGTCTCTGCTCCCTCTGTCGGTAACTGTGGCC TGAGTAACGACACTGCCAGCGGTGGTGCTGCTCCAG CTCTTTCTCCGTCGGCATCGCCGTTGTCTCCTAGTTTCAGTGGCAGTCTTGGAGCAAATGATGTTTCTCCTACGCCGGTTCCCGCAAGCTCGGGTTGGTCAACGGCCAGATCCTCCGTCATGTTTCTCATCCTACTCAAGATAACCGTGCTTCTTGCTTTGTTCTGA
- the LOC142530957 gene encoding chlorophyll a-b binding protein CP24 10A, chloroplastic-like: MTSTSAALVNGLGSTFLTGGKKSQALFSAPVSARVGGGAVAAPKRLSVVAAAPAKKSWLPGVRGGGNFVDPEWLDGSLAGDYGFDPLGLGKDPAFLKWYREAELIHGRWAMVAVVGIFVGQAWSGIPWFEAGAAPGAVAPFSFGTLLGTQLLLMGWVESKRWVDFFNPESQSVEWATPWSRTAENFSNSTGEQGYPGGKFFDPLGVAGTLKDGVYIPDGEKLERLKLAEIKHARIAMLAMLIFYFEAGQGKTPLGALGL, encoded by the exons ATGACTTCTACTTCAGCAGCATTGGTTAATGGCTTAGGATCTACCTTCCTCACCGGTGGCAAGAAGAGCCAGGCCTTGTTTTCTGCTCCCGTATCCGCCAGAGTTGGCGGCGGTGCTGTGGCAGCTCCCAAGAGACTCAGTGTAGTGGCTGCAGCCCCTGCTAAGAAGTCTTGGCTACCCGGTGTTAGAGGCGGCGGCAACTTCGTTGACCCCGAATGGCTTGATGGCTC GCTTGCTGGAGACTATGGATTCGACCCGTTGGGTCTAGGGAAGGATCCAGCATTCTTGAAATGGTACAGAGAAGCTGAGCTCATCCATGGAAGGTGGGCAATGGTGGCTGTAGTCGGCATCTTCGTTGGCCAAGCATGGAGCGGCATCCCCTGGTTCGAGGCTGGAGCCGCCCCTGGCGCGGTGGCGCCCTTCTCTTTCGGCACCCTGCTCGGTACCCAGCTTCTCCTCATGGGGTGGGTTGAGAGCAAAAGATGGGTCGACTTCTTCAACCCCGAGTCCCAATCCGTCGAATGGGCGACACCATGGTCGAGAACTGCCGAGAACTTCTCCAATTCTACCGGGGAACAGGGCTACCCTGGTGGTAAATTCTTCGACCCGTTGGGCGTTGCTGGTACATTGAAGGATGGAGTCTACATCCCGGATGGCGAAAAGCTCGAAAGATTGAAGCTTGCTGAGATTAAGCATGCTAGGATTGCAATGTTGGCTATGCTGATCTTCTATTTTGAGGCAGGACAAGGGAAAACACCCCTTGGCGCACTTGGCTTGTAA
- the LOC142530403 gene encoding uncharacterized protein LOC142530403 translates to MDKVYGKLRNLDAYPKINEDFFSRTLSGGVITLVSSIIILVLFVSEFRLYLHTVTNTKLVVDTSRGGKLHINFDVTFPAIPCTLLSVDAMDISGERHLDIRHDIFKKRIDSHGNVVGVRQDGIGAPQIEKPLQKHGGRLEHNEKYCGSCFGAETSDDECCNSCEEVRDAYRKKGWAITNTDLIDQCKREGFVDKVKEEHGEGCNIHGSLEVNKVAGNFHFAPGKSFHQLNFQLLDLLAFQIENYNISHKINKLTFGDSIPGIVNPLDGVQWLQETPSGVYQYFIKVVPSIHTNIRGHTIQSNQFSVTEHFKNTEMELTRSVPGVFFFYDLSPIKVTFTEEHTSFLHFLTHICAIMGGVFTVAGILDSFIYHGKKALRKKQELGKLR, encoded by the exons ATGGATAAGGTGTACGGCAAGCTGCGGAATTTGGATGCGTACCCGAAAATCAATGAAGATTTCTTCAGCCGTACGCTCTCCGGTGGTGTTATCACACTCGTCTCATCTATCATCATCCTCGTACTTTTTGTTTCTGAATTCA GATTGTACCTTCACACGGTTACAAATACAAAGCTAGTAGTTGACACATCCAGAGGAGGAAAATTGCATATTAAT TTCGATGTCACTTTTCCTGCCATTCCATGTACATTGCTGAGTGTTGATGCCATGGATATCAGTGGGGAGCGACATCTAGACATA AGACACGATATTTTCAAGAAAAGAATTGATTCTCATGGCAATGTGGTAGGGGTGAGACAAGATGGCATTGGTGCACCACAG ATCGAGAAGCCTTTGCAGAAACATGGTGGTAGGCTTGAGCACAATGAGAAATATTGTGGATCATGTTTTGGTGCAGAAACG TCAGATGATGAATGTTGTAATTCATGTGAAGAAGTTCGTGACGCATATCGAAAGAAAGGCTGGGCAATAACAAATACAGATTTGATTGATCAG TGCAAAAGAGAAGGCTTCGTTGATAAAGTAAAAGAGGAACATGGTGAAGGATGCAATATTCATGGATCTCTGGAAGTTAATAAAGTGGCAGGGAATTTTCACTTTGCCCCTGGTAAAAGCTTTCACCAATTGAACTTCCAGCTACTAGATCTCCTCGCTTTTCAAATAGAAAATTATAAT ATAAGCCACAAGATCAACAAGTTAACTTTTGGAGATTCCATTCCTGGAATTGTTAATCCACTAGATGG TGTGCAGTGGCTACAAGAAACCCCGAGTGGAGTGTACCAGTATTTTATCAAG GTGGTTCCGAGCATACACACTAATATTAGAGGTCATACTATTCAGTCAAATCAG TTTTCTGTGACCGAGCACTTCAAGAATACTGAAATGGAGCTGACCAGGTCTGTACCTGGGGTTTTCTTCTTCTATGACCTGTCTCCCATAAAG GTTACTTTCACAGAAGAGCATACATCATTCTTGCACTTCCTAACACATATCTGTGCCATAATGGGAG GTGTATTCACGGTTGCCGGAATACTGGATTCTTTCATTTACCATGGTAAGAAGGCACTGCGGAAGAAACAAGAACTTGGTAAACTCAGGTGA